Proteins encoded by one window of Mustela erminea isolate mMusErm1 chromosome 5, mMusErm1.Pri, whole genome shotgun sequence:
- the LOC116590087 gene encoding LOW QUALITY PROTEIN: olfactory receptor 11H6-like (The sequence of the model RefSeq protein was modified relative to this genomic sequence to represent the inferred CDS: inserted 2 bases in 2 codons) produces the protein MNRSGVSTVTEFILLSFPCSREVQVILFMLFLVSYILTXMGNGAIVCAVKLDCRLHTPXYILEANFSFLENCYINTTIPNTLKNFLSETKTISFTACFSQFYFFFSMGTTETFLLPLMAFDHYLAICQPLHYPVIMNNHLCMNLVALCWVTAFLCYPIPIYFITQLPFCGPNTIDHFVCDPGPLLALSCIPVPGIEIFCSILSSLIIFITFFFVLGSYTLVLRAVLRVPSAAGRCKAFSTCGSHLAVVSLFYGSIMVMYISPTSGDPGGIQKIVTLLYSSVTPPINSLILSLQNKDMKAALRKTHMCTGISQGKCKLMSGQRS, from the exons ATGAATAGGTCAGGAGTCAGCACAGTGACTGAATTCATACTCCTGAGTTTTCCATGCTCCAGGGAGGTTCAGGTCATCCTCTTCATGCTGTTCTTGGTGTCCTACATCCTGA TGATGGGGAATGGGGCCATTGTCTGTGCAGTGAAGCTGGATTGCAGGCTTCACACTC TATACATTCTGGAGGCCAACTTTTCATTCCTGGAGAACTGTTACATCAACACAACTATTCCCAATACATTAAAGAACTTTCTATCTGAGACCAAAACCATCTCTTTCACAGCTTGTTTTTCCcagttctacttcttcttctccatGGGCACCACTGAGACCTTCTTACTGCCCCTTATGGCTTTTGATCATTACCTGGCCATCTGCCAGCCTCTCCATTATCCTGTCATTATGAACAACCATCTCTGCATGAACCTGGTGGCCCTGTGCTGGGTCACAGCTTTCCTCTGCTATCCGATCCCTATCTATTTTATCACACAACTCCCTTTTTGTGGCCCCAACACCATTGACCACTTTGTATGTGACCCTGGGCCTCTTCTCGCCCTGTCCTGCATCCCTGTGCCTGGAATTGAGATTTTCTGTTCTATATTGAGCTCTCTTATTATATTCATCACCTTTTTCTTCGTCCTTGGGTCCTATACCCTGGTTCTCAGAGCAGTGTTGCGTGTCCCTTCAGCAGCTGGCCGATGTAAGGCCTTCTCTACCTGTGGTTCCCACCTGGCTGTGGTGTCTCTATTCTATGGATCCATCATGGTGATGTACATTAGCCCAACCTCTGGAGATCCAGGTGGGATACAGAAGATTGTAACCTTGTTGTACTCGTCGGTGACCCCACCTATAAACTCACTGATCCTCAGTCTCCAGAATAAGGACATGAAAGCTGCCTTGAGAAAAACTCATATGTGCACAGGAATTAGTCAAGGCAAATGCAAACTCATGAGTGGACAAAGAtcataa